The Propionispora hippei DSM 15287 genome includes a window with the following:
- the leuS gene encoding leucine--tRNA ligase — MDEKYLPSDIEAKWQKEWLATDAFSTEINRQRPEYYVLEMFPYPSGNLHMGHVRNYSIGDVVARFKVMQGYNVLHPMGWDAFGMPAENAAIKHGVQPSKWTWDNIANMRRQQQELGLSYDWNREVATCHPEYYRWTQWLFLLFYKRGLAYKKKATVNWCNDCNTVLANEQVIDGHCWRCDAVVVKKELEQWFLKITDYADRLLEDLKDLKGWPERVKTMQDNWIGRSEGAEFSFSVPEYEEKIAVYTTRQDTVFGVSYLVLAPEHPLVDKFITGKPNEAAIRDFIKRVCNLSEISRTSSEMEKEGMFTGVYAVNPFNGAQVPIWIANYVLVEYGTGAVMGVPAHDERDWQFATKYSLEKRLVIQPQGQELSIETMAGAYDGTGIMVDSGQFTGLDNEQGKTEIAKWLEVHGLGKKRVNYRLRDWLISRQRYWGAPIPIIYCPQCGVVPVPEKDLPVMLPDEVRFDTGSVSPLATTESFVHCSCPVCGGEARRETDTMDTFICSSWYYMRYTDPRNTTTPFDSSKVNYWMPVDQYIGGIEHAILHLLYSRFFTKVLKDAGLTNFDEPFKNLLTQGMVIKDGAKMSKSKGNVVSPEEIISKYGADTARLFILFAAPPERDLEWSEQGVEGAYRFLGRFWRIIHYYHSFLTAEVAEVAASSLSKEEQHVRRILHLTIKKVTEDVGERFTFNTAISAIMELVNAMYVLKDQNVAVQPAFARELVTALVRLLAPFAPHITEELWHAIAGSEAGSVHKESWPAFDPEAVKLDEVEIVLQVNGKVRDKIVVPVGLDNKALQDKALEQQKVQEFIEGKQVVKVICVPQKLVNIVVK, encoded by the coding sequence ATGGACGAAAAATATCTTCCGTCTGACATTGAAGCAAAGTGGCAAAAAGAATGGCTGGCAACGGATGCATTCAGTACGGAAATCAACCGTCAGCGGCCGGAATATTATGTTTTGGAAATGTTTCCGTATCCTTCGGGAAATTTACATATGGGACATGTACGCAATTACTCCATTGGCGATGTGGTGGCCCGGTTTAAGGTGATGCAAGGCTATAACGTGCTGCATCCCATGGGGTGGGATGCCTTTGGCATGCCGGCGGAAAATGCGGCGATCAAGCATGGCGTACAGCCTTCAAAGTGGACTTGGGACAATATTGCCAACATGCGGCGCCAACAGCAGGAACTGGGGCTTTCCTACGACTGGAACCGTGAGGTGGCCACCTGTCACCCGGAATATTATCGCTGGACCCAGTGGTTATTTCTGTTGTTTTACAAGCGTGGCCTGGCGTATAAGAAAAAGGCAACGGTTAACTGGTGTAACGACTGCAATACCGTGCTGGCCAACGAACAGGTCATTGACGGGCATTGCTGGCGTTGCGATGCCGTTGTGGTCAAGAAAGAACTGGAACAGTGGTTCCTTAAAATAACCGATTATGCCGACCGGCTGCTGGAGGATTTGAAGGACCTTAAAGGCTGGCCAGAGCGGGTCAAAACGATGCAGGATAACTGGATCGGCCGCAGTGAAGGGGCTGAATTCAGTTTCTCTGTACCTGAATATGAGGAAAAAATTGCTGTCTATACAACGCGGCAGGATACGGTTTTCGGTGTATCCTATTTGGTGTTGGCGCCGGAACATCCCCTGGTAGATAAGTTTATCACCGGCAAACCGAACGAGGCGGCTATTCGTGATTTTATCAAACGGGTGTGTAATCTAAGTGAAATTAGCCGTACTTCCAGTGAGATGGAAAAAGAAGGAATGTTTACCGGTGTTTATGCCGTCAATCCGTTCAATGGTGCTCAGGTACCGATCTGGATTGCCAATTATGTATTGGTCGAATACGGTACCGGTGCGGTTATGGGCGTACCAGCCCATGATGAACGGGACTGGCAGTTTGCCACCAAATACAGTTTGGAAAAACGTCTGGTTATTCAGCCGCAGGGCCAGGAGCTAAGTATTGAAACCATGGCAGGTGCTTACGATGGCACCGGTATCATGGTTGATTCCGGGCAGTTTACCGGTCTGGATAATGAACAAGGCAAGACGGAAATCGCCAAATGGCTGGAAGTACATGGCCTGGGGAAAAAGCGGGTGAATTACCGCTTGCGCGACTGGTTGATTTCCCGTCAAAGATACTGGGGCGCGCCGATTCCGATTATTTATTGCCCGCAGTGCGGTGTTGTACCGGTACCGGAAAAAGACTTACCAGTCATGCTGCCCGACGAGGTCCGGTTTGATACAGGATCGGTGTCGCCGCTGGCTACCACCGAGTCTTTTGTACATTGTTCCTGCCCGGTATGCGGCGGTGAGGCCAGACGTGAAACCGATACGATGGATACCTTTATTTGTTCCTCCTGGTATTACATGCGTTATACCGATCCGCGCAATACTACGACGCCTTTTGACTCGTCTAAGGTGAATTATTGGATGCCTGTTGATCAGTATATCGGCGGCATTGAACATGCCATTTTGCATTTGCTTTATTCCCGCTTCTTTACCAAAGTACTGAAAGATGCCGGACTTACCAATTTCGATGAGCCGTTTAAAAATTTACTGACTCAGGGCATGGTTATTAAAGACGGTGCCAAAATGTCAAAATCCAAGGGCAACGTGGTTTCGCCGGAGGAAATTATCAGCAAGTACGGTGCCGATACGGCCCGCCTGTTCATCTTGTTTGCGGCTCCGCCGGAACGCGATCTGGAATGGAGCGAGCAAGGTGTGGAAGGAGCCTACCGATTCCTCGGACGCTTCTGGCGCATTATCCATTATTATCATTCCTTCCTTACCGCAGAGGTAGCGGAAGTGGCTGCTTCGTCCTTGTCCAAGGAAGAGCAGCATGTAAGACGGATTTTGCATTTAACCATCAAAAAGGTAACGGAGGATGTGGGGGAACGTTTCACTTTCAATACTGCTATCAGTGCCATCATGGAACTGGTTAATGCCATGTATGTATTGAAAGATCAGAATGTTGCCGTCCAACCGGCTTTTGCCCGGGAATTGGTCACCGCCCTGGTTCGATTGCTGGCTCCTTTCGCACCGCACATTACAGAAGAATTATGGCATGCCATTGCCGGCAGCGAGGCCGGCAGCGTTCACAAAGAAAGCTGGCCTGCCTTTGATCCGGAAGCGGTTAAACTGGATGAGGTGGAAATTGTTTTACAGGTTAACGGAAAAGTAAGAGATAAAATTGTTGTTCCCGTAGGTCTTGACAATAAAGCACTGCAGGATAAAGCTTTAGAACAGCAAAAAGTTCAGGAATTCATTGAAGGCAAGCAAGTTGTAAAAGTAATATGCGTGCCGCAAAAGCTAGTCAATATTGTAGTAAAATAA
- a CDS encoding helix-hairpin-helix domain-containing protein: MFTRERIIVIMLVAVILLTASFYSFWQKQAASERISVQSEEQRKSGDAVNPTKADTAKTVEDCVVYISGAVNRPGVFHVPVNSRVVDVVQVAGGLTAAADQIKINLAEKIRDGMHIHVPDKNSTVVAGSGGTVISSSDGQEKVNINSAGKEELDKLPGIGPAMAERIVEYRETAGMFKDVADLKNVPGIGEAKFKRLADKITI, from the coding sequence ATGTTCACCAGAGAACGGATTATCGTAATTATGCTTGTTGCGGTCATTTTGTTAACAGCCAGCTTCTACAGTTTCTGGCAAAAGCAGGCGGCTAGCGAGCGGATTTCCGTCCAGTCGGAGGAACAGCGAAAAAGCGGCGATGCGGTAAATCCGACTAAGGCCGATACGGCTAAAACGGTGGAGGACTGTGTTGTTTATATCAGCGGTGCGGTTAATCGGCCGGGAGTATTCCACGTACCGGTTAACAGCCGGGTGGTGGATGTGGTGCAGGTGGCTGGTGGATTAACGGCAGCCGCTGATCAGATCAAAATTAACCTGGCGGAAAAAATCAGGGACGGAATGCATATCCATGTGCCGGACAAAAACAGTACTGTAGTCGCCGGTAGTGGCGGAACGGTAATATCTAGCAGTGATGGGCAGGAAAAAGTAAATATTAACAGCGCAGGCAAAGAAGAACTGGATAAACTTCCCGGAATCGGCCCCGCCATGGCGGAACGGATTGTGGAATACCGGGAAACGGCAGGGATGTTTAAGGATGTTGCCGATTTGAAAAATGTCCCCGGTATCGGTGAAGCCAAATTTAAACGGCTGGCCGATAAAATAACTATTTAA